In the genome of Thermodesulfobacteriota bacterium, the window TCAGCGAGTGAGTTATGTGGTGAATAAGATCCCTTTCTTTTTTGTCGGAGTGCTATTACTTGTTGGCGGCATGCACTAACAATAGGGGTTCACCATCAACATGAATATCATAAGTGATTATTTACGACGTTTACCTTGACATATGTACCGCTTCGACCTGGGATCTTCTGATCAGGTATTTTTGAGTGACTCTTTTTGATCATCAATAATCTTTTAAAGTTATAATAATGGTTCAAAGACATATTAGCATTAGTGAGCCTATTTCATCAAACATTGTGGAGAAATCTAATTAACAAGTATAATTTTTTAGTAATAACGATGTTATTGTATTGGAGCGATTAGATGGAAGCGCTTAGCTTGCCTGGTTCTGGGTTTTGGATCGGTGTTGTTGTAGCGATTGTCTGCGGTGCAATCGTGGGTTATGAGCGACAATTGAAGGATAAGCCTGTTGGGGCGCGCACGAGCATCTTGATTTGCCTTGGTACACAAATTTTTGTTGATATCGGATCTGCTTTTACTACTCCTAGCGCGGATCCTACACGTGTGATCGGTCAGGTTGTTACTGGGATTGGGTTTATTGGTGGAGGTGTTATCTTGGCACGCAGGGGGATAGTTGTTGGTGTAACCACTGCTTCGACAATATGGGTATTAGCAGCAATTGGTGTGGTAATAGGTGTTGGGCATTATTTAACCGCACTTATGTTATCAATTGTAACTGTTATAATACTTATCGGTTTCGATTATATTGATAAAAGAATTTTGGCTGGCAAAGCGGGGAAAAAATCGCCGGATGATGAATGAACGTTAGAACATCGACATTAAGTAGGATGAGATCATTATTAACGCTGTGATGGTTCATCCCAGGATTTTATTTATTTTTGTTTAGCCGTGTGTTCAAATGTCTTAAGATCAAACCACTATTTTTGTTATATTAAAAAAATCAATCCTTGAATTTTTTCGATGAATGAATATTATTTTTTTGTCATAGATTTTCTTTTGTAATCATCCTTAAAGTTAATAGTTATCATTAAAAA includes:
- a CDS encoding MgtC/SapB family protein, with protein sequence MEALSLPGSGFWIGVVVAIVCGAIVGYERQLKDKPVGARTSILICLGTQIFVDIGSAFTTPSADPTRVIGQVVTGIGFIGGGVILARRGIVVGVTTASTIWVLAAIGVVIGVGHYLTALMLSIVTVIILIGFDYIDKRILAGKAGKKSPDDE